The Granulicella sp. 5B5 nucleotide sequence GACACAGGCATGAGCACCGCACAAAACGAACAGTTGACCGCAGCCTACGCAGCCTGCCGCGCCATCGCCAAGCGCGAGGCCAAGAACTTCTATTACTCCTTCCGCGTCCTCCCGCAGCATAAATCGGACGCCATGTGCGCCATCTACGCCTTCATGCGCAAAGCCGACGACCTCTCCGACGACGAGTCGATGACTCTCGAAGCCCGCCGCATGGCAATGGCCGCATGGACGGCCGCATGGCGCACCTCACGCACCATCACAACTGACGACCCCATCTTCCTCGCCGTCAATCACACGCAACAGCAATTTGGCATCACCGACGACCTCCTCGAACAACTCGTCGCCGGAACCACGCTTGATCTCCAGCCGCAGCCCGAAGGCGTCCTGCTTCAAGACGTCAATGGCCGCGCCATCCAGGTCTACGAAACCTTCGCCGCACTCCATCACTACTGCTACCTCGTAGCCTCTGTCGTCGGCCTTGTCTGCATCCGCATCTTCGGCTACACCGATAGCCGCGCCGAGCAACTTGCCATCGACACCGGCGTAGCATTTCAGCTCACCAACATCCTCCGCGACATCAAGGAAGACGCCGAGCGCGGCCGCATCTATCTCTCCGCTGACCAGCTCCGCGAGCACAACGTCACTCCGCAGCACCTTCTCGCCATCACCAGCGGCGCACCCATCGAGCCCAACGACCTCGCACTCCTCCGCGGCTTTGAGCTGACCGCGCAAAACCTCTATCTCAGCGCCGACCGTCTCATCCCGCTACTCGACGCCGACTCTCGCCCCGCCATGCGCGTCCTCGTCCGCATCTATCACCGCCTCCTCGACCGCATCGCCGCGGAGCCCTCTGCGATCTTCCGCGAGCGCGTCTCCGTCCCCACCTCGCAGAAGCTCTCCATCCTTGCTGTCGGCGTCCTTCAATCCATCACCGCAAGGCTCTTCGGATGACGGCAGCCAGCACCTCCGACGTCCTCATCATTGGTGGAGGCGTAGCTGGCCTCTCTGCCGCCGTAGCGCTGGCCGAGTCCGGCGCCCGCGTCACAGTCCTCGAGCGCAAACCCTACGTCGGCGGCCGCGCCTACTCCTATCCACATCCCGCACTCGATGAGGTCATCGACTCGCAACACGTCCTCGTCGGCTGCTGCACTAACCTCATAGACCTCTGCCAACGCAGCGGAGCCGACCAGCACCTCCGTTGGTACAACACCATCCCGTTCCTCCACATCGAGCAAGGAACAGGCCGCGTCCGCCGCAGCGATCTCGGCACCAGCTCCGTCCCCGCACCCGCCCACGCAGCACTCGGTTTCCTCAAAGCCTCCATGCTCTCCGTCTCGGACAAGGTCGCTGTCGCCACATCTCTGCTGAAGTTTCTGCGCGGCTACCCAGCGCATGATGATGAACCCTTCTCCGCATGGATCAAGCGCGAGCGCGCATCGCAGCAGGCTATCCGCAACTTCTGGGAGCCTCTCGTCGTCGCCACCCTCAACGACTCCTTCGACCGCTGTTCTACAAAGTACGCCGGCCAAGTATTCCACGAGATATTCCTCAAGTCCTCCGCAGGTGGCCGCCAGGCCATCCCCACGCAGCCGCTCTCCGTCTTCTACGCTGCGTTCGCTGAACTAGCCGAGCGCCACGGCGCAACCTTCCAGCTTCGCTGCAGCGTCGACCGCATAGAGCAGCTCCCCAATGGTATCTGGCAGGCCACCGATTCCGAAGGCAACCAGCACAGCGCCGCCAGACTCCTCCTCGCCACGCCCTTCGAGCAAACTCAGCGCCTCCTGCAAACGCTCCCCGAGGACGCCCCTCAACGCGCCCGCATCCTCCCGATGTTCTCTCACTTCGCGCACGCGCCCATCACCACCGTCCATCTCTGGTACGACCGCGAAGTCACAGACCTCCCGCAGGCTGCGCTTCTCGGCACCGGCATCCAGTGGATGTTCAACAAGACCCGCATCCGCGGCGGTGCCTCAGCAGAAAGCCAGCCCAGCTATCTCGAACTCGTCATCGCCGCATCTTTCAAAGAACTCCACCGCACCCGCGAAGACATCCTCGAACAGGCCATTCGCGAGATCGCCCTTTTCCTCCCGCGCACCCGCGATTCCAAAATCATCAAAGCAGGCATCCTGAAGGAAGCCCGCGCCACTTTCTCCGTGCTCCCCGGTCTCGATCAATACCGTCCCGCACAGGACGCCCCCGGCGGCAACCTCTACCTCGCCGGCGACTGGACCCGCACCAACTGGCCCTCCACCATGGAAGGCGCAGCCCGCAGCGGCCGCCTCGCAGCCGGTGCCATCGCAGGCAAGTCCTTCATGGTTCCGGAGCTTCCACCCAGCGGCCTCATGCGCCTCATCTGCTAGCGAGTCAGCAGCACGACACCAATCGTCACAAACGTCACCGCAATCCATCGCCGCCGGTTCACGTTCTCGCGCAGAAACATCTTCGCTGCCACCGCATTGCCAATGTACGTCAACCCCGCAATCGCTGGCCCCGCCAGCGACAGCTCCGCAATACTCAGCGCAAACAGCATCGCAAAGAAGTTCACCGCCATGCACAGCGCACCAGCCACGAACCGCATGTTCGTCAGCACCGCTGCAATCGTGCCACTGAGTCCACGCATCGCGCGAATGTCATCCAGGTCGCCCAGCTGCCGCATCCCGCTCGCGATCAACACCTCGCCCGCCACGGCCACTACGGCAACAAACACAATCGCCGCCCATGCATGCAGGGCCGTATTCACTCCTGTCATCGCCCCACCCCTGAATCCATCAGATCGAGCTCCCCATGCTCCGTCCGCGAAGGCCCACCCGCCACAAAGCCTACCGCACAAACAATGCACGCAATCCCCAGCCATCGTGACCAGGTCAGCGTCTCATGCAGCCAAACCTTGCCCAGAAAGGCGATCACCACATACCCAAACGCCGTCGCGGGCATAATGAATGTCAGGTCCGCCCAACTCAACGCCGTCGTATACGCGGAGAAGAACCCGATCAGCAGCACAATCCCCAGGTCCACATATGGATTCAGCAGCGCCTTGAACAGCAGCCCAAGATGATGCAGGTCCACATGCCCCACCTGCGCCATCCCTCGCGCCAGCAGGGAATCGCCGACCGAGGCCGTGAGCATAATCGCCAGCAGCACCGCATACTGCGAAGGTTTAAGTTTGTGCTTCACAATCGATCCAATCTATCGCGCCGCTTCATGCGGCCTCTAGTGTTCAGACGCTCCAGCTCCGCACACGGTGCAAGAGTTTTACCAGTGCTAGGCAAAGAAAAGAGCCGGCAACAGCCGGCCCTCTTCGCTGCTCGGTTTACGCACTACGCATTCATGCTGACGCTCTCTTGTGCCTTCAGAGCATTCTCTTCCTTCTTCGCGCGCGCCGCTTTATTACGCTGCGACCGTAGCTTCATAAAGCTCTTCGCCTCCACATAAAGCCGCGGCACATCGCGGTTCACAATCGCCTTCCACACCACGCGGAACGCGGCCTTCGGGCGGAAGTAGTACTCGTCATAAAACTTGTGCACCATCTCCATCACATACTCGGTAGGCAGCCCTGGATACTCGATGTGCGCCATCTGGTGCCCGCCGCCGTCTTCCATCTTCTCGTTCGTGATGAAGTTGTTGCGCTTGGCGAAGTCATAGAACTCCGTGCCCGGATACGCATGCGCAACCGACACCTGGATCGTCTCGCAATCCAGCGTCTTCGCAAAGTCGATCGTGTTGCGGATTGACTCCTTCGTCTCGCCCGGCAGGCCAAGGATGAAGTCGGCATGAATAATTAGCCCAAGGTCGTGGCAGTCCTTCACAAAGTCGCGCGCACGTTCAACCGTCGCTCCCTTCTTGATGTTCTTCAGGATCTGCGGATCGCCCGACTCAAAGCCCACGATCAGCAAGCGGCAGCCCGCTTCCTTCATCGCCTTCAGCGTCTCGCGATCGGTCGTCACGCGGCTCGTGCAGCTCCACGTAATGCCCAGCGGCTTCAGCTTCTCGCACAGCTCAATGGTGCGTGCCTTCTGGATGTTGAACGTATCGTCGTCGAAGAAGAACTCCTTCACGAACGGGAAGTTCTCCTTGGCCCACGCCATCTCGGCGGCCACATCGTCGCTCGACCGCTTGCGCCACGCATGGCCGCTCAGCGTCTGTGGCCACAGGCAGAACGTGCACTGCGCCGGGCAGCCGCGCGTCGAGTACAGAGAGATATACGGATGCAGCAGGAACGGAACGTTGTACTTCGTCACGTCCATATCGCGCTTGTAGATCTTCGTCGCCCACGGCATCGCGTCCAGGTCTTCCACCTGCGGCCGGTCCGGGTTGTGCTGGATCACGCCGTTCGCATCCTTGTAGCTGATACCAAGGATCTCGTTCAGCGGCTTGCCATTGGCAAACTCTACCACCGAGTAGTCGAACTCACGGCGGCAGATAAAGTCGATCACCTCGCACTCATTCAGCGCGCGGTCCGGGTCCGTCGTCACCGGCGGTCCAACAAAGCAGATCTTGATCGAAGGGTTCGCCTTCTTGATCGCACGTGCCAGGCCATGGTCGCCCGACCAGCCAACCGTCGAGGTGAACAGCACCAGAAACTCATAGCCCTTGGCGATCTCGATCGTCTCTTCCGCGCTCACATGGTGGGGCGGCGCATCGAGAAGCTTCGACCCCTCCAGCATCCCCGCCGGATAGGCCAGCCACACCGGGTACCAGTAGGATTCGATCTCACGCGTCGCGGGCCAGCGGGAGCTGGCGCCACCATCAAAGTTTTCAAAGGAAGGCGGATTTAAGAATAGCGTCTTGAGTGACATATCAACCTCAAGTTTACCACTTTGCACTCTCACACGCGCCCTTTTCCGCGTCGTCAAGGAGTGCCGTCAAAGTATCTGCTCTCGCGCTTTTACACAGGGTTTTCTGCTCGGCGGCACACGCCTAAGGTCTTGTGTTGCTTGCTGGCGACGCCTGTATCGCCTTCGCCAGCCAATCAGCCAGCGCGCCATTCTGTCGCATCAAGCCGATCTCTGCCTGATTGAGCTCTTGCTCGGCCGTCAGCATATCCACATACCGCTGACGTTCCTGCAGTCGCGCGCTCTGTTCATCCTTGGGTGTCAGCGTTGCGCTACCTCCGCTAGAACTGCTATTCAGTTGGATCAGGATCGTATTCAACTGCTCCTGCGCGATCTCGCGGTCCAGGTCCGCAATCTCCCGCTTCGCGCTCAGCTCTTCAACGTTCCGCTGCAGCTTCGACCGCCCCTCCAGAAACTGAATGCGGTTGTTCTCCGCTTCAGCGATGGCACGGACAGCATCAGCTTCGCTCTCGCGTGCATGCGCGCGGTGCTCATAGTCGAAGATCGGTATCGAGATCTCAATGCCCACGGCCAGCGCATTGTCCGAGTGCTGCCCCGCAAACCCAGGGTAATACAGCGTGTAGTTTGTTTGCGTCGTCGTAATGCGGCTGTAGTTCGCTTCAAAGGCTACCTGTGGACGGTAGCTGTATCGAGACGCCCCAAACGCCTGTTCCTGCTTGCTCAGTGCGGCTGCAAACGACGACTGCACCCCAGGGCTCTCCACCTGCGTCGCACTCAGTGTGTTGGCTGCAGGCAGCGCAGGAATCGACTCTTTCACTGTCTCCAGTTGTGCCCCCGGCATTCCGAGCAGCCGTCCCAGGTGTTCGCGCAGGCCCGCGATCTCATCCTCATTGTTCAGCACCGCCAGCTTGATCTGTGCCGCCGTCCTGCGTGCCTTCAGCAGGTCCATGCGTGTGTCCTGGCCTGCATCCAGCCGCTCCTGCACAATCATCACAAGCCTTCCGGCGTATCCGCCCTCCTGCTGCATGGCCTGTTCACGTTGCTCGACGTTGTCCAGGTTCAGGTAGGTCTCAACTGCATCTTCCGTGGTCTGCTGCTGTGCATCCAGCAGCGCCAGTTGCGCGGACTTCAGCCCATCGTTCGCAGCCCGCACGTTGTCACGTTGCGAGAAGTTAAAGAGCAGGGACTCGCTCGCCAGGCTGAACACCACCGGCACACTCAGCGGCACGCCTGTCGAAGCTCCATAGCCGCCTTTGATCCCGACGTTGGGGATGTATACATCGCGCGCTTCATCCAGCACGGCCCGCGCTTTGGTCACGCTGGCGTGGGCCATCTTCACACGCGGATCGTTCTTCAGCGCAAGGTCAACTGCCGTCGTCAGCGATATCTGTCCCGCGCACACAGAAACCACGCTGCCAAACAGCAGGGCCCCAGTTGCCAACCGCATCGTCCATCGCGTTCTAGGCTTCATCATTGCGTCCAACTCTCAAAGTCCCTGCAGCGCCTTCTTGGCTGGTCCATAGTTTGCGGCCAGTTGGAGCGCCTTATTGAACTCGCCCTTCGCGCCCTCTCTGTCGCCATCGGCCTGCAACAAGCGGCCCAGCAGCACATGTACATGGACCACTGGTGCTGCATCGCTCTTCGCATCGTTGGCCAGGTACTGCTCCAGCGCCTTCTTTGCAAGTGCCGGCTTTACGTGCATGTCCATCAGATAACTCGCGACATCGACCACGGCGGAATTCTTCGCTGCGTCAGCCGCATAGGCATGTTGCAAGGCATCGACGGCCTTCGCAGTCTGCTTGCGCCGCTTGTAAAAGCCGCCCAGGTCCACCCATGCCTCGGGTGCGTTCTTCACTGAAGTCGCCGCGCTGAACTCGCGTTCCGCCGTACTGTAGTCCTTCCGCTTCTCGGCCGACAGAGCATGGATTCGGTGTGCCGTCTGCGGCATGTATCCTTGCACGCGGTCTGCAAGGTCGTCAGCCTTGTCTGTTCCTCCGCCAACCAGCGACGGCGCGCCAACGTAGTACTCCGCAAGGTCATTCACAGCATCCGCATTGTGCGGATCTAACGAGAACGAAGCCTCAAACGCCTCGCGCACCTGATGGGCCAGCTTCAAGCCTGTGAACGGTCCGGCGCTATTGGCCTTCATGCCGTAAGCCCGCCCCATCCAGTCTTGCGCGCGGCTGTTCTGCGACATCAACCGTACAGCCGTCTCGCACTCCGGCACAGCTGCATCGACCCTCTGCACGGAGATGTACGCGCGGCACAGCAACAGGTGCGCCGCGCCGTCCGTGCGGTTCTCCGTCACCTCCACGTTCAGCATCTGGACAGCCTCGTCCACGCGCCCGTTCATTAACACGCGCTCCGCCTCCATCGAGCCAGCCGCATGTGCCCGCATCGCAGCGCAGGCAGCCGTGCAAACTCCCGCCGCCGCAACGGCGCACAAAACTAATTGGAGCTTCGTCTTCAGTTCTCAACCTTTACCGGGAGGCCGTCTTTCAGGTCCTCCTCCGAAGTAGCATTCAGCGCGACTTTGTCGCCCGTGCTCAGTCCGCCTGTAATCTCCACCAGCGTCAGGTTGATCAACCCTACCTGCACAGGCGTCTTCACCAGTTTATCGCCCACAATGCGATACACATAGTTGCTGCTGCCGTCCGAGTGCAGCGCCTCTCGCGGGATGCTCAGCACATCCGGATGTTGCATCGTCGTCACTGTCACGGTCACATTGGTGTTCGGCAGCAGGTCCCCATGCGCATCGTCAACGGAGATCAAACACTCGCCCACATTGCGCGTCCCATACGTGATGATCGTCGTCGGCGACTCCAGCACATGGCCATGCCACACCGACTGCGGCTTCGCGTCCCACACGATCTTCACCGGCTGTCCGTTCGCCAGCTTGCCGACGTCAGGCTCATCGAAGTACGCCAGCACCTCAAGCTTGTTCAGGTCCGCCACATCCAGCAGCGCGTCCCCTGCCTGCACAAAGTCATACTGCGACACGGGGATCGCATACACCGTCCCGCCGAACGGCGCCTTCACATCCACCGCCGCCAGCTCGGCCCGCGCGGCATCCAGCGACGACTGCGCCTGCTGCACAGCGGCCTGCTGTGTCTGCAGATCGCCCGTGCTGTACCGGTCGCTCTGCCGAGTCTTCAGCTGGTTCACCTTCACCGTCGACTCGGCCAGCCGCTGCTTCGCGCTCGTCACCTCGTTCAGCGACGCCGCTCCCTGCGCCTGCAGCTTCTCCAGCGCAGCCACCGATCCCGCCGCCTGCCTCTGCTGCAACTCAGCCGACTCCAAATCACCCTTTGCGGCGATACGCTCATCCTGCGTTCCGCCCTTCTTCATCGCATCCAGCTGCGCCTCTGCCGATGCCACTCCAGCCTCTGCCGCCGCAACGTCCTTCCGCGCCTGCGCGTCGGACAGCCGCAGCAGCGGTTGTCCGGCCTTCACCGTATCGTTCAGCGAAACGTACAGCGCCTTCACCTCGCCGCCCGTCGGT carries:
- a CDS encoding phytoene/squalene synthase family protein, which codes for MSTAQNEQLTAAYAACRAIAKREAKNFYYSFRVLPQHKSDAMCAIYAFMRKADDLSDDESMTLEARRMAMAAWTAAWRTSRTITTDDPIFLAVNHTQQQFGITDDLLEQLVAGTTLDLQPQPEGVLLQDVNGRAIQVYETFAALHHYCYLVASVVGLVCIRIFGYTDSRAEQLAIDTGVAFQLTNILRDIKEDAERGRIYLSADQLREHNVTPQHLLAITSGAPIEPNDLALLRGFELTAQNLYLSADRLIPLLDADSRPAMRVLVRIYHRLLDRIAAEPSAIFRERVSVPTSQKLSILAVGVLQSITARLFG
- the hpnE gene encoding hydroxysqualene dehydroxylase HpnE; the encoded protein is MTAASTSDVLIIGGGVAGLSAAVALAESGARVTVLERKPYVGGRAYSYPHPALDEVIDSQHVLVGCCTNLIDLCQRSGADQHLRWYNTIPFLHIEQGTGRVRRSDLGTSSVPAPAHAALGFLKASMLSVSDKVAVATSLLKFLRGYPAHDDEPFSAWIKRERASQQAIRNFWEPLVVATLNDSFDRCSTKYAGQVFHEIFLKSSAGGRQAIPTQPLSVFYAAFAELAERHGATFQLRCSVDRIEQLPNGIWQATDSEGNQHSAARLLLATPFEQTQRLLQTLPEDAPQRARILPMFSHFAHAPITTVHLWYDREVTDLPQAALLGTGIQWMFNKTRIRGGASAESQPSYLELVIAASFKELHRTREDILEQAIREIALFLPRTRDSKIIKAGILKEARATFSVLPGLDQYRPAQDAPGGNLYLAGDWTRTNWPSTMEGAARSGRLAAGAIAGKSFMVPELPPSGLMRLIC
- a CDS encoding EamA family transporter, with product MKHKLKPSQYAVLLAIMLTASVGDSLLARGMAQVGHVDLHHLGLLFKALLNPYVDLGIVLLIGFFSAYTTALSWADLTFIMPATAFGYVVIAFLGKVWLHETLTWSRWLGIACIVCAVGFVAGGPSRTEHGELDLMDSGVGR
- the hpnJ gene encoding hopanoid biosynthesis associated radical SAM protein HpnJ — its product is MSLKTLFLNPPSFENFDGGASSRWPATREIESYWYPVWLAYPAGMLEGSKLLDAPPHHVSAEETIEIAKGYEFLVLFTSTVGWSGDHGLARAIKKANPSIKICFVGPPVTTDPDRALNECEVIDFICRREFDYSVVEFANGKPLNEILGISYKDANGVIQHNPDRPQVEDLDAMPWATKIYKRDMDVTKYNVPFLLHPYISLYSTRGCPAQCTFCLWPQTLSGHAWRKRSSDDVAAEMAWAKENFPFVKEFFFDDDTFNIQKARTIELCEKLKPLGITWSCTSRVTTDRETLKAMKEAGCRLLIVGFESGDPQILKNIKKGATVERARDFVKDCHDLGLIIHADFILGLPGETKESIRNTIDFAKTLDCETIQVSVAHAYPGTEFYDFAKRNNFITNEKMEDGGGHQMAHIEYPGLPTEYVMEMVHKFYDEYYFRPKAAFRVVWKAIVNRDVPRLYVEAKSFMKLRSQRNKAARAKKEENALKAQESVSMNA
- a CDS encoding TolC family protein encodes the protein MMKPRTRWTMRLATGALLFGSVVSVCAGQISLTTAVDLALKNDPRVKMAHASVTKARAVLDEARDVYIPNVGIKGGYGASTGVPLSVPVVFSLASESLLFNFSQRDNVRAANDGLKSAQLALLDAQQQTTEDAVETYLNLDNVEQREQAMQQEGGYAGRLVMIVQERLDAGQDTRMDLLKARRTAAQIKLAVLNNEDEIAGLREHLGRLLGMPGAQLETVKESIPALPAANTLSATQVESPGVQSSFAAALSKQEQAFGASRYSYRPQVAFEANYSRITTTQTNYTLYYPGFAGQHSDNALAVGIEISIPIFDYEHRAHARESEADAVRAIAEAENNRIQFLEGRSKLQRNVEELSAKREIADLDREIAQEQLNTILIQLNSSSSGGSATLTPKDEQSARLQERQRYVDMLTAEQELNQAEIGLMRQNGALADWLAKAIQASPASNTRP
- a CDS encoding efflux RND transporter periplasmic adaptor subunit, which codes for MVLAVVVVAGLFFVRSGEKRVTVRVAEVQRSTIDQRVSTNGKVVPTVDFQAHAPTGGEVKALYVSLNDTVKAGQPLLRLSDAQARKDVAAAEAGVASAEAQLDAMKKGGTQDERIAAKGDLESAELQQRQAAGSVAALEKLQAQGAASLNEVTSAKQRLAESTVKVNQLKTRQSDRYSTGDLQTQQAAVQQAQSSLDAARAELAAVDVKAPFGGTVYAIPVSQYDFVQAGDALLDVADLNKLEVLAYFDEPDVGKLANGQPVKIVWDAKPQSVWHGHVLESPTTIITYGTRNVGECLISVDDAHGDLLPNTNVTVTVTTMQHPDVLSIPREALHSDGSSNYVYRIVGDKLVKTPVQVGLINLTLVEITGGLSTGDKVALNATSEEDLKDGLPVKVEN